One stretch of Oxobacter pfennigii DNA includes these proteins:
- a CDS encoding cytidyltransferase, producing the protein MSFKDLHAQFSKDLNISQSFIKKHINDAEFCEKLKAIIDKKNFSCSAVFDLTYKMINELSKADLPFDWLNYIYQFALYKSFPDAVTIKLDERLNVACNLYLNALRIISRYQMENKDGTWQSKYPMVFLTKNEIEYLESPKEYLSFMNAFARDYIYEMMKLSKEVMGYSTLDHICGVHHLALTLGRQLKKKGIPVDLGRVSGAAAGHDIGKYGCKGVELIRVPYLHYYYTDQWFKKFDINYISHIAVNHSTWDLELENLPLESLLLIYADFRVKRKNSENGSSTMHFYSLKDSFDVILSKLDNVDENKLKRYQKIYAKLEDFENYMLRQNISLDPDFEYDNTDSIYKPSAYSLMQGKEIVDSLKFLAIDHNINLMHQFRDEFSLSMILQSARSLTDWKSLREYIRIFEEYSAYLTQKQKIQTLKFLFEFATHPEEDIRRRTAEIIGSLIAMYDEDYRKEIPGDVSIQRGDITSRSIFEEYLNLFLYPGHRYIDEYKEWIGINLSAMVSSVFEHCPKRLVNELMNTLLKFYEYYDSKSKASLLYLLKTAEHIPLDYCDINFNPVFLFLIKVLNKERGTLKLAGYESAYNLMLRINEPCSLHTGLTELIESHASRSKYPTENYMKLKIARHLEMKDEIIAELEQNCRLDNKEQSEMFLSNLKTATNWIIKKTQIEILLEQALKNPKGDGLHTAIHLCNLLKVSAMEYVRTNAGEAIVKIMPGLSPDKRNEVAVELVRALEIEGYHFTEYIPNYLGQVMLWLQPVELDELIDDLAVKIKRSDSQIKSLILKTIGVCIEHYPKYSSTFFEDINKFHDRLKKMLGILLNALGDYNIHVKQIAFSVFCKDIFGSEHLNTEEKAHIFTLTAKKILVLLVDNKKDQLLFLTNSAGLNHIYRFVSDYILSIGDLVLKTPEKIAFFPGTFDPFSLSHKEIVKRVADLGFEVYLSIDEFSWSKRTLPNLLRRRIASISTADEPRVYLYPENFTANIANPDDLKVLKENFGKSEVYMAVGSDVVLNASCYEGEKASDSIYSFPHIIIDRNDNTDKNKKIGDIIKNIEGECLWLTLPKEYSEISSTHIRKHIDENRDISNFVDSLAERYIFEHGFYQREPQEKSLLQSSIDRKIEIYESIKPEIIYKLAALNPEEYDRIKKALLELSANTSYRIITLYDSPNGNILGCSIFHWVPSSNLYSEFKNDALSKYVRNNTIGRIVLIDGIIVDEKMKGKALEQVLVTETLAFCLAGDYQSAVYYDSIHEKCPPKVMEILTLQGFIKLDIPDNDNPAFVVDMSNPSIIDLDIETVLKEPFKSNSVIMKAISKTRKKLQKAMTKLYPGQLILSFDINVQHELMIKKICQENNVPTHIEEPKNLGPFMCVPYGNILDKYIIPNTVTKALHTEKLFYPDMKTFTIGPYPYYLDLDIQAKAIHSFKRKVILVDDLLHKGHRVKAVDAVFKKEDVFVHKIIVGILSGRGKELMDMQHREVDSVYFIPKLNIWFNENALYPFIGGDALWRGVYPERNLLPSINYILPYTSPTFIKDADNSSIFNLSRTAIENAIDILSALENEYHVLNEKNLTLSRLGEVFIAPRCPDKGQNMDYDLNFSPSYYLKNDLELLIRLQDIIARI; encoded by the coding sequence GGCCTGCAACCTCTATTTAAATGCCTTGAGAATAATAAGCCGCTATCAGATGGAAAACAAAGACGGCACCTGGCAGAGCAAATACCCCATGGTTTTTCTTACAAAGAATGAAATTGAATATTTAGAAAGTCCCAAAGAATATTTAAGCTTTATGAATGCCTTTGCCAGAGATTATATATATGAAATGATGAAATTAAGCAAAGAAGTCATGGGTTATAGTACTTTAGACCATATATGCGGTGTTCATCACCTTGCATTAACTCTTGGAAGGCAGCTTAAAAAGAAGGGCATTCCCGTGGATTTGGGCCGGGTTTCCGGTGCCGCTGCCGGACATGATATAGGAAAATACGGCTGCAAGGGCGTTGAACTTATAAGAGTCCCCTATCTTCACTATTATTACACCGACCAGTGGTTTAAAAAATTTGATATAAATTATATAAGCCATATTGCAGTCAATCATTCCACCTGGGATTTGGAGCTTGAAAATCTCCCTTTGGAATCACTGCTTTTAATATATGCAGACTTCAGGGTTAAAAGAAAAAACAGTGAAAACGGTTCAAGCACAATGCATTTTTATTCCCTGAAGGATTCCTTTGATGTCATATTAAGCAAGCTTGATAATGTAGATGAAAATAAGCTTAAGCGTTATCAGAAGATATATGCAAAGCTTGAGGATTTTGAAAATTATATGCTCAGGCAAAATATAAGTTTAGACCCTGATTTTGAATATGATAACACAGATTCTATATACAAACCTTCAGCTTATTCCCTGATGCAGGGAAAAGAAATTGTGGACAGCTTGAAATTCCTTGCAATAGACCACAACATAAACCTTATGCACCAGTTCAGGGATGAGTTTTCTTTAAGTATGATACTCCAATCGGCGAGGAGTCTTACCGACTGGAAAAGCTTGAGGGAATATATAAGGATATTTGAGGAATATTCTGCTTACCTTACTCAGAAGCAGAAAATCCAAACCCTCAAATTTCTCTTTGAATTTGCAACCCATCCCGAAGAGGATATAAGGCGCCGGACAGCTGAAATAATTGGTTCCCTAATTGCAATGTATGATGAGGATTACAGAAAAGAAATACCCGGAGATGTAAGTATCCAAAGAGGGGATATAACCAGCCGAAGTATTTTTGAAGAATATCTCAATCTGTTTCTTTACCCCGGGCATAGGTATATTGATGAATACAAGGAATGGATCGGCATAAATTTAAGTGCAATGGTAAGCTCGGTATTTGAACACTGCCCCAAAAGGCTTGTAAATGAGCTTATGAATACCTTGCTCAAGTTTTATGAATACTATGACAGCAAAAGCAAGGCTTCCCTTCTCTACCTATTAAAAACCGCCGAACACATACCCCTTGATTATTGCGATATCAATTTTAATCCGGTATTTTTATTTTTAATAAAGGTACTTAATAAAGAAAGGGGAACCTTAAAGCTGGCAGGCTATGAGTCGGCCTACAATCTCATGCTAAGAATAAACGAACCCTGCTCTTTGCATACCGGCTTAACAGAATTGATTGAAAGCCATGCTTCACGGAGCAAATATCCTACAGAAAATTATATGAAATTAAAAATTGCACGCCATCTTGAAATGAAGGATGAAATTATAGCAGAGCTTGAGCAAAATTGCAGGCTGGATAATAAAGAACAGTCTGAAATGTTTTTAAGCAATTTAAAGACGGCTACCAATTGGATAATAAAAAAGACACAAATTGAAATATTGCTGGAGCAAGCTCTGAAAAATCCTAAAGGAGACGGGCTTCATACTGCTATACATCTTTGTAACCTTTTAAAAGTCAGCGCCATGGAATATGTCCGTACCAATGCCGGGGAGGCCATAGTCAAAATAATGCCCGGCCTTTCTCCCGACAAGCGAAACGAGGTGGCGGTAGAATTGGTCAGGGCATTAGAAATTGAAGGCTATCATTTTACAGAGTATATACCAAATTATTTGGGACAGGTAATGCTTTGGCTGCAGCCAGTAGAGCTTGACGAATTAATAGACGATTTAGCTGTAAAAATCAAAAGATCCGATTCACAGATTAAATCCTTGATTTTAAAAACCATCGGTGTATGTATTGAACATTACCCGAAGTACAGCAGCACTTTTTTCGAAGATATTAATAAATTCCATGACAGGCTTAAAAAGATGCTTGGAATACTGCTTAATGCCTTAGGAGACTATAACATCCACGTAAAGCAAATAGCATTCAGCGTATTTTGTAAGGATATATTCGGCTCCGAACACTTAAACACAGAAGAGAAAGCCCATATATTCACACTTACGGCAAAGAAAATACTGGTCCTTCTGGTTGACAACAAAAAGGATCAGCTGCTTTTTTTAACCAATTCGGCAGGTCTCAACCATATATACAGGTTTGTATCCGATTATATTTTATCCATTGGAGATCTGGTTCTTAAAACTCCTGAAAAAATAGCCTTTTTTCCCGGAACCTTCGACCCATTTTCCTTAAGCCATAAGGAAATCGTAAAACGAGTTGCGGATTTGGGCTTTGAGGTTTATCTTTCCATCGATGAATTTTCATGGTCTAAACGTACTCTGCCCAACCTTTTAAGGAGAAGGATAGCTTCAATATCAACGGCAGACGAACCTAGGGTGTATCTGTATCCCGAAAATTTCACCGCCAATATTGCAAATCCTGATGATCTTAAGGTACTGAAGGAAAACTTCGGCAAATCAGAGGTGTATATGGCGGTGGGCAGCGATGTTGTCCTTAATGCCTCCTGTTATGAAGGTGAAAAAGCTTCGGATTCAATATACTCTTTTCCTCACATTATAATAGACCGGAATGACAATACAGACAAAAACAAAAAAATAGGCGATATTATAAAAAATATTGAGGGTGAATGCCTGTGGCTTACCTTGCCAAAGGAATATTCGGAAATAAGCTCCACCCATATAAGAAAGCATATTGATGAAAACCGTGATATTTCAAACTTTGTAGACTCCCTTGCCGAGCGGTATATTTTCGAACATGGGTTTTATCAAAGAGAGCCCCAGGAAAAATCCTTGCTTCAATCCTCTATAGACAGAAAAATTGAAATCTATGAATCCATAAAGCCGGAAATTATATACAAGCTGGCGGCCTTAAACCCCGAGGAATATGACAGAATTAAAAAAGCCCTTTTGGAATTATCGGCCAATACTTCATACAGGATAATAACCCTCTATGACAGTCCCAACGGCAATATTTTAGGCTGCTCCATATTCCACTGGGTGCCTTCCAGCAATCTCTACAGTGAGTTTAAAAACGATGCTTTATCAAAATATGTCCGCAATAATACCATTGGAAGGATTGTTCTCATTGACGGAATTATTGTGGATGAAAAAATGAAAGGCAAGGCTTTAGAGCAGGTCCTTGTAACAGAAACTTTAGCCTTCTGCCTTGCAGGGGATTATCAAAGCGCCGTTTATTATGATTCAATACATGAAAAGTGCCCTCCAAAGGTTATGGAAATCCTTACACTTCAAGGGTTTATAAAGCTTGATATCCCTGATAATGACAACCCGGCCTTTGTTGTTGATATGTCCAATCCGTCCATAATTGATTTGGATATAGAAACAGTGTTAAAGGAACCTTTTAAAAGCAATTCTGTAATAATGAAAGCAATATCAAAAACACGGAAAAAGCTGCAGAAAGCTATGACAAAGCTCTATCCCGGGCAGCTTATTTTGTCCTTTGATATAAATGTGCAGCATGAGCTCATGATAAAGAAAATATGCCAGGAGAACAATGTCCCCACACACATTGAAGAGCCTAAGAATCTCGGTCCCTTTATGTGCGTACCCTATGGGAACATATTGGATAAATATATCATACCAAATACCGTCACAAAGGCATTGCATACCGAAAAATTATTCTACCCGGATATGAAGACCTTTACCATAGGACCTTATCCATATTATCTTGATTTGGATATACAGGCCAAAGCCATTCATTCCTTTAAAAGAAAAGTAATCCTGGTGGATGATCTGCTTCATAAGGGACACAGGGTAAAGGCGGTAGATGCAGTATTTAAAAAAGAGGATGTATTTGTACACAAAATAATTGTGGGCATATTATCAGGAAGGGGCAAAGAATTGATGGATATGCAGCACCGAGAGGTAGACAGCGTTTACTTTATCCCTAAGCTCAACATTTGGTTCAACGAAAATGCTCTTTACCCCTTTATTGGCGGAGATGCGCTGTGGAGAGGAGTATATCCTGAAAGAAACCTCCTTCCCTCCATAAATTATATACTGCCTTATACTTCACCCACATTTATAAAAGATGCAGACAATTCTTCAATTTTCAATCTTTCAAGGACAGCCATTGAAAATGCCATTGACATATTGTCTGCCTTGGAAAATGAATATCATGTGCTAAATGAAAAAAACCTTACTCTGTCCCGTTTGGGAGAGGTATTCATAGCCCCCCGCTGCCCAGATAAGGGACAGAATATGGATTACGACTTGAATTTCAGTCCTTCATATTATTTGAAAAATGACCTGGAACTGCTTATAAGGCTTCAGGACATAATTGCAAGGATTTGA